In Mytilus trossulus isolate FHL-02 unplaced genomic scaffold, PNRI_Mtr1.1.1.hap1 h1tg000128l__unscaffolded, whole genome shotgun sequence, one DNA window encodes the following:
- the LOC134700267 gene encoding uncharacterized protein LOC134700267, which yields MEMKEMEKRKEDEFKLKQAELEMKERLEMEKKEKEDEFKLKELEMRERLEMEKLKIEMVKEESNTKVHSKTDYFDAAKNIRLVPKFCEKTVVKYFPQFEKIANNLKWPMPYWTTMLQSVFEGKAAEIYSALPSEKSSDYDTVKQEVLKAYELVPEAYRQKFRSYKKFDSQTYVEFAQLKTHLDDKTVESIHDAAVISDNYTLSHKRSFKGQNYNTSSGNYKNQSTEHTISKPVPQNKSQSSYNMSSSKFDTFEKKSLTCAYCKKIGHLMADCFRLQKKNERDIKPKTSACTTPYITSTLECPARQAFKSSFCDYMEEYKPFMSDGFVSIVDDTTLQPIKILRDTGASQSLLLEGVLPLSEKTSVGASILLQGVELGCIDVPLHRIYLKSDLITGPVVVGVRPNLPVEGVTLLLGNDLARNKVVAEPIVTSEPVVDVKSPEDDAELNMM from the exons atggaaATGAAGGAGAtggagaaaagaaaagaagatgaatttaaattaaaacaggcAGAACTGGAAATGAAGGAAAGGTTAGAAAtggagaaaaaagaaaaagaagatgaatttaaattaaaagaacttgAAATGAGGGAAAGGCTAGAGATGGAgaaactgaaaattgaaatggtcaaaGAAGAAAGCAACACTAAAGTTCACTCCAAAACAGATTATTTTGATGCAGCAAAAAACATACGTTTGGTtccaaaattttgtgaaaaaacagttGTTAAATATTTTCCACAGTTTGAGAAAATTGCTAACAATTTGAAATGGCCTATGCCGTATTGGACTACGATGCTGCAAAGTGTTTTTGAGGGTAAGGCAGCTGAAATATACTCCGCACTTCCATCAGAAAAAAGTTCTGATTATGACACTGTGaaacaggaagttttgaaaGCCTATGAGCTAGTACCAGAAGCATATAGACAGAAATTTAGatcttataaaaagtttgattcgCAAACCTATGTGGAATTTGCTC aattaaaaacacatttagacgACAAAACTGTTGAGTCAATACATGATGCAGCTGTTATATCAGATAATTATACTCTTTCACATAAAAGAAGTTTCAAGGGTCAAAATTATAATACTTCcagtggaaattacaaaaatcaaagcactgagCATACTATTAGTAAGCCTGTTCCACAGAATAAGAGTCAGTCCAGTTATAATATGTCTAGTTcaaaatttgatacttttgagAAGAAGTCACTGACTTGTGCTTATTGTAAGAAGATTGGTCACCTGATGGCTGATTGTTTTAGACTCCAGAAGAAGAATGAACGAGATATTAAGCCAAAGACCAGTGCTTGTACGACACCTTATATTACCAGTACATTGGAATGTCCTGCGCGTCAGGCTTTTAAGTCCAGTTTTTGTGATTACATGGAGGAATATAAACCCTTTATGTCTGATGGGTTTGTTTCTATTGTTGATGATACCACTCTTCAGCCTATTAAGATTTTACGGGACACTGGAGCTTCTCAGTCTTTATTGTTAGAAGGTGTGTTGCCTTTGTCCGAGAAGACTTCTGTTGGTGCCTCCATTTTGTTACAAGGTGTAGAGTTGGGTTGTATAGATGTTCCTCTCCATCGTATTTATCTGAAGTCAGATTTGATAACTGGACCAGTTGTTGTAGGTGTTCGTCCTAATCTCCCTGTTGAGGGTGTTACATTATTGCTAGGAAATGATCTAGCTAGGAACAAAGTGGTTGCTGAACCAATTGTTACCAGTGAACCGGTGGTGGATGTTAAATCACCTGAAGATGATGCTGAATT gaatatgatgtaa